Below is a window of Candidatus Equadaptatus faecalis DNA.
GTTTTTGTTGGCGCCGACTGTGCCGTCTGCACCAATTCCGAAGAAGAGGCAGCGTGTGCATTTCGGATTTTCGGTGTCAAAGTTCGGATCATAGTCAAGGTTTGAATAATTGACGTCATCATTGATGCCAACCGTGAAACTGTCCTTCGGCATAAGTTTTGTGAGTTCGTCGAACACGCCCTTGACCATTGCAGGGGTGAATTCTTTTGAGCCAAGGCCGTAGCGTCCGCCGATAACCTTGATGTCTTTTCCAGAAAGAGCAGTGCGGACGTCGAAGCAGAGGGCTTCGCAGATTTCCGCAGGATCTTTGCAGCGGTCAAGTACCGCTACTGACTTTGTGGTATCAGGCAGCGCTTCGAGGAAACGGCTGACGTCAAACGGACGGAAGAGGTGTACGCAGATAACGCCGACTTTCTCTCCCATTTCGTTAAGTCTTTCGACTGCTTCGCGGGCAACGTTTGCGCCTGAGCCCATGATAACGAGAACTCTGTCCGCATCCTTTGCGCCGTAGTAGTCAAAGATATGGTACTGTCTGCCAACCTGAGCGGCAAACTTGTCCATGTATTTCTGGACGATGTCGGGAACTGCTTTGTAGTACTTCGTGCAGGCTTCTCTTGACTGGAAGAAGGAGTCTGTATTCTGTGCTGTTCCGCGGATAACCGGTGCTTCCGGCGTAAGTCTGCGCATACGGTGTGCACGGACGAGGTCGTCGTCGATAAGCGCGCGCATGTCATCGTATTCAAGCTGCTCTATTTTCATTTCTTCGTGGCTCGTACGGAAACCGTCGAAGAAATGGAGGAACGGGACTCTTGCTTCAAGCGTTGAAGCCTGGGCAATAAGTTCCATATCCATAACTTCCTGTACGGAAGCTGAGCAAAGCATTGCCCATCCCGTGTTTTTGACAGCCATGATGTCTGAATGGTCGCCGAAAATTGAAAGCGCATGGGTTGCAATCGTACGGGCGGTAACGTTCATAACCGTTGAGGTAAGCTCGCCGGCGATTTTGAACATGTTCGGAATCATAAGAAGGAGTCCCTGCGACGCCGTAAAGGTCGTGCAAAGGGCACCTGTCTGAAGCGCTCCGTGATAGGCACCGGAAGCGCCCGCTTCGCTCTGCATTTCCTGAACGAGAGGAATTGTTCCCCAAATGTTCGGGCGCTTTGCGGCTGACCACTGGTCAGACCATTCCGCCATCGGTGAAGACGGCGTGATCGGGTAAATCGAAATAACTTCGTTGACTGCGTGGGCAACGTACGCGGCGGCTTCGTTGCCGTCAACTGTTACCCACTTTCTCTTTTTCTCAACCATACAGAATCCCTCCAATTTATTGAAAAAAATTGCTGCTAAAAACCGTTGCTCTGTCTGTCCTGCCAAACAGACACGTGCACAATCGCACGCAGTTATTATATCATTTTTTTTGTACTTTCAGCCTTGTAATTTTTATAAAAAACGAAAAAAGCATAAAATTTAATTTCCCGGATACAGTGCAAAAGGACAGCCGCTTTTCAGCGGACAGTTTCCGCATCTGTCCGTACACGGCGGAAATGCGCCGGACACGGCACGCTGTGCTGCTTTTTTGACGCTTTCGGCAATTTCGTCAAGCTCTGACGGCGTAAAGAATATTTCACCGCTTTCGTGCGAACGGAGATGCACGAGACGCACGCCTATTTTCTCGGGGCGTTGAGTAGCGTCTTTCACTGCAAGCCAAAGCGCTGCTGCATAGAATTTGAGCTGCGGCAGGTAGTAAGCGTTTGTCACGCTGCTTTCGCCGCCTGTTTTCCAGTCAATCAGGTGAAGCGTGTTTCCGTCTTCCCAGTACAGGTCTGCGGCGCCGACAAGCAGAAGTTCCCCGCAGCGTACGCGGAAGGACGCTTCGCGCGTTAAAGTCCCCTCTTTTTCGGCGAGTCCGGCAAGCATTGTGCCTGTTTCCGTTTTTGCAAAACGCGACAGCATTTTTTCAATTTCGGCTTTTGTTTCCGGCTTTGCGAATTCATCGCGCATTTCTTCCGGCATACGGAGTTCAAAACGGCTGCCAAGCAGTTCCGCTATTGAGCTTTCCTTGAAGTCCCAGTTTCTTACAAGACAGTGCACAATATTTCCAAACATCTGCCCGCTGACTCCGGTTTCCCCGTTGTCTTTGTTTTCCCAGTCTGTTTTTATCCCCTGACGGAAGCTCCTGCGATACGCGGCAGGACACCATTCAAGCAGAGCGTATGCCGATGCCGTTATGCGCGAAAGCATTGGTGAAGCGTTAAATTCCGCCTTAAGAGGTTTCGTGATTTCTTCCGTCTCAGTTTCAGTTGTTTCCTGACTGATGTCAAATTTTCCGGCGTCAAACTGTCTGACGTCTGTTTCATTGCGCACAATGTTTTCAATTTTAAGGAAACGTTCAAGGAAACTTCCCTGCTTCTGCGTTTTTTTCTCGTCATTTTCTTTGAGAATTCCACAAAGGACAAGTTTTTCCTGCGCCCTTGTCATTGCCACGTACCAGCAGCGTTCGTCCTCAGCCTGCGATGCCTTGTCGTCAATTTCCTTGTTCCACGCCGCCGTGACAAATGGGACTTTGTTTCCGTCAGAAGCCGCAAATTCCGGCGCTTCGGAAACAAGAAGCCCGAGCAGCGGGGATATTTTAATTTTTCCGCCGTGCGAGGCAGTTTTTTTCTGTGTTTCTGCAAGCACGGTTATCGGAAACTGCAGTCCCTTTGAAGCGTGTATCGTCATTACTCTTACACAGTTCTGACTGCTGTCAATAACGTCCGGTTCTTCTTTCTGCTGTTTTTCCGCAGCCGCTTTCTGCAGATATTCGGCACAGGCTGCAAACGAACTGCCTATTGAAGCGTCAAATTCCCTTGTGGCATCAATAAGTCCGGCGAGGTTGGCAGATGCCCTGCGCCTCTGACGCGGTTCAAACGCCTTAAGATATTCCCTGTTTTTTTGCAGCTCCATAAGCACTGCGGAAGCACCGCGTAGTTTTGCTATGCGGCGCAGTCTGTCAAGCTCTGCAATGACGCGCGGATATTTTTCTTTCACAAGTTCGCCGAGAATTGCCGGATTTTTTTTCAGTCCTTTCTGCGCCGCTTCCGAAACAAGCGCTTCCGTTTTTCCGGCTTCAAGACCGCAGAACGGCGAAGCAAGCCAGGAGGCAAGCGCAAGAGCATCATCAGGCGCCGAAAGAAGATTAAGCAGATTTATAAGTATTTTTATCTCGTCGCGTCCGTAATAATCCCTGCTCGTGCAAAGCGCATACGGAATGCCCGCATATTCAAACGCCTTTTCAATGGCTGCGTAGGCTGTCCTCTGCGGCACAAGCACTGTGAAATCAGACCACCGGCATTTGCGTCTTGTTTTCAGTTCTTTGTCGTAAATCGTTACGCTGCCGCATATATCGCGCAGTCTCTGAGCAAGAGCCTTGTAGAGCGTAAAGCGTTCTTCTTCGATTTTCGGCTTTGCGCCGTTTTCGTCTTTAACTTCCGTAAACGTAAGCACGTCAAGAGCGTTTTCTTCAAAACCGTCCTCTTTGCCGTCAGGATATTCAAGTGCCTCGTATGGGACGGAAACGTTTCCCATTCCGTTTTTCCATATATCTGAAAAGGCGTCGTTGAAAAGTCCGATCAGCGCTTTTGTCGAACGGAAATTTTTGTCAAGATTTATATATTGTCCGCAGTTTGATTTCTTTGCTTTGTCGATGTAATCTTTGAAAAGCGTGAGGTCTGCGTGACGGAAACGATATATGGACTGCTTAAGGTCGCCGACAATAAACAGCGTGTTCGGGTTTTCGGCGTTTTCGCCTTTCCACAGC
It encodes the following:
- a CDS encoding UvrD-helicase domain-containing protein, which produces MNWQEFLMQKSTGEQKAAVVSKQPLTVVSAGAGAGKTQTLAQRFAYLLASDESCEAQQILVLTFTEKAAQEMRGRIEGQLRALYAEYPDELPFLKDRIEALEDADIATIHSFAMKITREAGLSLDIDPAFSLASAPFEDLFWEEFARALDELSLNKIKQLAGDGELWKKRAEELFGSAVFQNMLNEYTPDALAEACRKAVSVYGSMDKDTDGNKIDREWLWNFTNEQEIKKLQKEKDYPNKIRETWRYAIESDEFAALKTNPKRLNQDTADLKKFIDEPADVFIAQLQASLRSLQGIHPKEFDTFYQSVFETSASDYKKWLTKKLYLASEPSDGEKELLLLLNKAAALAWHCWEQRKNSANCLAMDDLIGRAKEVLENDPSCGEKYRHIMIDEFQDTDPLQNALIEKLWKGENAENPNTLFIVGDLKQSIYRFRHADLTLFKDYIDKAKKSNCGQYINLDKNFRSTKALIGLFNDAFSDIWKNGMGNVSVPYEALEYPDGKEDGFEENALDVLTFTEVKDENGAKPKIEEERFTLYKALAQRLRDICGSVTIYDKELKTRRKCRWSDFTVLVPQRTAYAAIEKAFEYAGIPYALCTSRDYYGRDEIKILINLLNLLSAPDDALALASWLASPFCGLEAGKTEALVSEAAQKGLKKNPAILGELVKEKYPRVIAELDRLRRIAKLRGASAVLMELQKNREYLKAFEPRQRRRASANLAGLIDATREFDASIGSSFAACAEYLQKAAAEKQQKEEPDVIDSSQNCVRVMTIHASKGLQFPITVLAETQKKTASHGGKIKISPLLGLLVSEAPEFAASDGNKVPFVTAAWNKEIDDKASQAEDERCWYVAMTRAQEKLVLCGILKENDEKKTQKQGSFLERFLKIENIVRNETDVRQFDAGKFDISQETTETETEEITKPLKAEFNASPMLSRITASAYALLEWCPAAYRRSFRQGIKTDWENKDNGETGVSGQMFGNIVHCLVRNWDFKESSIAELLGSRFELRMPEEMRDEFAKPETKAEIEKMLSRFAKTETGTMLAGLAEKEGTLTREASFRVRCGELLLVGAADLYWEDGNTLHLIDWKTGGESSVTNAYYLPQLKFYAAALWLAVKDATQRPEKIGVRLVHLRSHESGEIFFTPSELDEIAESVKKAAQRAVSGAFPPCTDRCGNCPLKSGCPFALYPGN